A portion of the Cervus elaphus chromosome X, mCerEla1.1, whole genome shotgun sequence genome contains these proteins:
- the SRPK3 gene encoding SRSF protein kinase 3: MRGLRPGPRGAAARGTGAAGNAARMSASASGGGGGDSDSSSSSQASCGPESSGSELAPAAPAPQMLQGLLGSDDEEQEDPKDYCKGGYYPVKIGDLFNGRYHVVRKLGWGHFSTVWLCWDIQRKRFVALKVVKSAGHYTETAVDEIKLLKCVRDSDPSDPKRETIVQLIDDFRISGVNGVHVCMVLEVLGHQLLKWIIKSNYQGLPVPCVKSIVRQVLHGLDYLHTKCKIIHTDIKPENILLCVGDAYIRRLAAEATEWQQSGAPPPSRSTVSTAPQEVLTGKLSKNKRKKMRRKRKQQKRLLEERLRDLQKLEAMEAAAQAEDSGSRLEAGSGSTSSSGCHPGGAGADPSPASSSPAPGGNRSLSPGSQTSGFSGSLFSPASCSILSGSSNQREAGGLLSPSTPFGASNLLVNPLEPQNADKIKIKIADLGNACWVHKHFTEDIQTRQYRAVEVLIGAEYGPPADIWSTACMAFELATGDYLFEPHSGEDYSRDEDHIAHIVELLGDIPPAFALSGRYSREFFNRRGELRHIHNLKHWGLYEVLMEKYEWPLEQATQFSAFLLPMMEYIPEKRASAADCLQHPWLNP, encoded by the exons ATGCGCGGGCTGCGGCCAGGCCCCAGAGGAGCGGCCGCCCGGGGCACCGGAGCTGCGGGCAACGCAGCCAGAATGAGCGCCAGCgcgagcggcggcggcggtggcgacagcgacagcagcagcag CTCGCAGGCCTCCTGCGGGCCCGAGTCCTCTGGCTCCGAACTGGCCCCTGCCGCCCCCGCGCCGCAGATGCTGCAGGGGCTGCTGGGCTCCGATGACGAGGAGCAGGAAGACCCCAAGGACTACTGCAAGG GCGGCTACTACCCTGTGAAAATCGGGGACCTGTTCAATGGGCGGTACCACGTGGTGCGCAAGCTGGGCTGGGGCCACTTCTCCACCGTCTGGCTCTGCTGGGACATCCA GCGCAAGCGTTTCGTGGCTCTCAAAGTGGTGAAGAGCGCAGGGCATTACACGGAGACAGCTGTAGATGAGATCAAGCTCCTGAAATGT GTCCGAGACAGTGACCCCAGTGACCCCAAAAGAGAAACCATTGTCCAGCTCATCGATGACTTCAGGATCTCAGGGGTTAATGGAGTCC ATGTGTGCATGGTGTTGGAGGTCCTTGGCCACCAGCTGCTCAAGTGGATCATCAAGTCCAACTACCAGGGCCTGCCCGTGCCCTGTGTGAAGAGCATCGTGAGGCAG GTGCTGCACGGCCTGGATTACCTCCACACCAAGTGCAAGATCATCCACACAGATATCAAGCCCGAGAACATCCTGCTGTGTGTAGGGGATGCCTACATCCGGCGCCTGGCTGCTGAGGCCACAGAGTGGCAACAGTCAGGGGCACCACCCCCATCCCGCTCCACAG TCAGCACCGCCCCCCAGGAGGTCTTG ACGGGGAAGCTGTCTAAAAACAAGAGGAAGAAGATGCGGCGCAAGCGGAAACAGCAGAAGCGGCTGCTGGAGGAGCGGCTGCGTGACCTGCAGAAGCTGGAGGCCATGGAGGCCGCGGCCCAGGCCGAGG ACTCAGGCTCCAGACTTGAGGCGGGTAGCGGCTCCACGTCCTCTTCCGGTTGCCACCCGGGCGGCGCAGGGGCTGACCCCTCACCGGCCTCTTCATCCCCGGCCCCCGGGGGCAACCGAAGCCTCAGCCCAGGCTCCCAGACCTCAGGCTTCTCCGGCTCCCTCTTCTCCCCCGCCTCGTGCTCCATCCTCTCAGGCTCATCCAACCAGCGGGAGGCCGGCGGCCTCCTCTCCCCCAGCA caccatttggTGCCTCCAACCTCCTGGTGAACCCCCTAGAGCCCCAAAATGCAGACAAGATCAAGATCAAGATCGCAGACCTGGGCAACGCCTGCTGGGTG CACAAGCACTTCACCGAGGACATCCAGACGCGGCAGTACCGGGCTGTGGAGGTGCTGATCGGCGCCGAGTACGGGCCCCCTGCTGATATCTGGAGCACGGCGTGCATG GCCTTTGAGCTGGCCACTGGTGACTACCTGTTCGAACCACACTCGGGAGAAGACTACAGTCGTGATGAGG ACCACATTGCCCACATCGTGGAGCTGCTAGGAGACATCCCCCCAGCCTTCGCCCTCTCGGGCCGCTATTCCCGGGAATTCTTCAACCGGAGAG GGGAGCTGCGGCACATCCACAACCTCAAGCACTGGGGTCTGTACGAGGTGCTCATGGAGAAGTATGAGTGGCCCCTGGAGCAGGCCACACAGTTCAGCGCCTTCCTGCTGCCCATGATGGAATACATCCCCGAAAAGCGGGCCAGCGCAGCCGACTGCCTGCAGCACCCTTGGCTCAATCCCTAG